One region of Vairimorpha necatrix chromosome 10, complete sequence genomic DNA includes:
- a CDS encoding ATP-dependent 6-phosphofructokinase: MKSYIEEVKLTFDSVSEDVGILYEELGLDVIYDTHCIKIYSSPIAKIISIDGGIHVNTIISNDLDKEIYDSMGNKVIVKYIGSHSKLSVGIITSGGDAPGMNSAIRSIIRTGIKAGGSVYGVYRGFDGLINNYICKLGWDTETHNSSEGGTVLLSFRSKDFFNREGRKKAALNLIIRNINSLIILGGDGSLKGAHVLKQEWRELFKELIDEGKLDILAKKSKKKINDESKNFYKDFYGEPECYKETPKKRVTEKYEKDQKSNESFTNPKNLYKYIYDLVIIGIPASIDNDIPLCDFTLGCDTALNRVVESIDHISSTMKSHQRVFVMEVMGRNCGWLALMSAYSCLADYLLIPENPPYNWKNEVMEHIDYGRKHGKPGMFIIVSEGAVDREGNLIDAADMVKYIKTKDIDVRLLKLGHVQRGGPTSASDRIFGTLAGIKAYEEVEKSFSEENYTSKIIVSSNGEVVAKNLEDVITTNELIKTYQTKFDFDSILTNRGNLFKSALSFYLYILQNKKMSRAMYVEDLNLKVLVNNNEELQNKYNKENSGIKNSTVFNTRIGIMQFGERSSGMNTALNSIVQYCYASNIEPLCILNGLEGFKNDQVIKPELYEFGNDFNNGGSILGLGETGVECDVLQQMKKHELKGLIIIGDTVSLDVLYKIKLERLKFSASENEAVSIILIPASSTNNIPCTDISIGTDTALNTILKVSDCSKLSSLSLKKSVFVLEIAGICGYLTCMGGLAAGAFDCFIPERKYLISHLSETAHRLRRKFKEEKRSGTVIFRNEKTFRSISTESFCKVLETDGMFLFGTDYGVLGRLQSGLNPSPIDRINASLLGFKAVDYCTNNNIGVIGIIGNQVHFTDIADCINEYDEETKRVKNPKWLIHSKVCKSLE; encoded by the coding sequence ATGAAATCATACATAGAAGAAGTAAAATTGACCTTCGACTCTGTCTCAGAAGATGTCGGCATCTTATACGAAGAACTAGGACTGGATGTCATATATGACACCCactgtataaaaatatacagCTCGCCTATAGCAAAAATAATCTCTATAGACGGAGGAATACATGTAAACACAATAATATCTAACGACCTAGACAAAGAAATATATGACTCGATGGGTAATAAAGtaatagtaaaatatatagGATCTCATTCTAAACTATCAGTAGGAATAATAACAAGCGGAGGAGATGCGCCCGGTATGAATAGTGCTATAAGATCAATAATAAGAACAGGCATAAAAGCAGGCGGGTCTGTATACGGAGTATATAGAGGATTCGACGgactaataaataattacatATGTAAATTAGGTTGGGATACAGAAACACATAACAGTAGTGAAGGTGGAACAGTCTTACTAAGCTTCAGAAGTAAAGATTTCTTTAATAGAGAAGGTAGGAAAAAAGCAGcactaaatttaataataagaaatattaatagtCTAATAATACTAGGAGGAGACGGGAGTCTAAAAGGAGCacatgttttaaaacaagaaTGGAGAgaattatttaaagaattaatCGACGAAGGGAAACTAGACATCTTAGcgaaaaaaagtaaaaaaaaaattaatgatgaaagtaaaaatttttacaaagatttttatgGTGAACCAGAGTGTTACAAAGAAACACCAAAAAAACGAGTAACAGagaaatatgaaaaagatCAAAAATCTAATGAATCTTTTACTAACCCGAAAAatctatataaatatatatacgATCTTGTAATAATAGGCATACCAGCTTCTATTGATAATGACATACCTCTTTGCGATTTTACTCTGGGATGCGATACAGCTCTAAATCGTGTAGTAGAATCAATAGATCATATTTCAAGTACAATGAAATCACATCAAAGAGTATTCGTCATGGAGGTTATGGGCAGGAATTGTGGATGGTTAGCGCTTATGTCAGCATATTCATGTCTAGCGGATTATCTTCTAATACCAGAAAATCCGCCATATAATTGGAAAAATGAAGTAATGGAACATATTGATTATGGTAGAAAACATGGTAAACCAGGAATGTTTATAATTGTATCAGAAGGAGCAGTAGATCGAGAAGGAAATCTTATAGACGCCGCAGACATGgtaaaatacataaaaactAAAGATATCGACGTAAGACTTCTTAAACTCGGTCATGTACAAAGAGGCGGACCAACTTCAGCATCAGATAGAATTTTTGGTACATTAGCAGGAATAAAAGCTTATGAAGAAGTCGAAAAAAGTTTTAGTGAAGAAAACTATACTTCTAAAATCATCGTATCATCAAACGGAGAAGTTGTTGCTAAAAATTTGGAAGATGTAATTACAACTAATGAGCttattaaaacatatcaaacgaaatttgattttgatTCTATTCTTACAAACAGAGgaaatctttttaaatcagctttatctttttatctGTACATTTTAcagaacaaaaaaatgtcTCGGGCAATGTATGTGGAAGATCTCAATCTCAAAGTACTAGTCAATAACAATGAAgaattacaaaataaatataacaaaGAAAACAGTggtattaaaaatagtactgtttttaatacaagAATAGGTATAATGCAATTTGGCGAAAGATCGTCAGGAATGAACACGGCACTAAATAGTATTGTACAATATTGCTACGCTAGTAATATCGAGCCACTGTGTATTCTAAATGGACTAGAaggatttaaaaatgatcaAGTAATTAAACCAGAATTATATGAATTCGGAAATGATTTCAATAACGGCGGGTCTATTTTAGGTTTGGGAGAAACAGGAGTAGAATGCGATGTATTGCAACAAATGAAGAAACATGAATTAAAAGGACTTATCATAATTGGTGATACTGTGTCGCTTgatgttttatataaaataaaattagaaagaTTGAAATTTTCTGCATCTGAAAACGAAGCCGTCTCTATAATCTTGATACCTGCTTCATCTACTAATAATATTCCTTGTACAGACATTTCTATAGGGACTGATACAGCACTtaatacaattttaaaagtatcAGATTGTTCAAAACTCAGTTCTTTGTCACTTAAAAAGAGTGTCTTTGTGCTAGAAATAGCAGGTATATGTGGATATCTCACATGCATGGGTGGCTTGGCTGCTGGTGCATTTGACTGTTTTATACCAGAACGAAAATATCTCATAAGTCATCTATCTGAAACCGCACATAGATTAAGACGGAAGTTTAAAGAAGAGAAAAGATCTGGTACGGTAATTTTTAGAAACGAAAAAACTTTTCGCTCTATTTCCACAGAATCCTTTTGTAAAGTATTAGAGACAGATggtatgtttttatttggtACTGATTACGGTGTTCTAGGCAGACTTCAATCTGGATTAAATCCAAGTCCAATCGACAGGATAAACGCTTCACTATTAGGATTTAAAGCAGTCGATTATTGtactaataataatataggAGTAATAGGGATAATAGGCAATCAAGTACATTTTACGGATATTGCAGATTGTATAAATGAATATGACGAGGAAACCAAGAGAGTTAAAAATCCTAAATGGTTAATACACAGTAAAGTGTGCAAATCTCtcgaataa
- a CDS encoding ABC transporter, whose translation MYDISSSMEKDVKSLEFENLCFDESYVDSFVNVRYTKIIRSLSGKIESGKLTAVLGSNGSGKTHFLRMLIGDINKNDKTFGKILYNGKERDPEYWRFKFSYVPQDDLFYPQLSIYEHMIYYVLHGDVQSYKLDEENIDEILTRCGMLHKKHSSMKDLSEFECKKALIAISMINNPEILFLDEPTTGLDLYMALDIVCILKNYAQENNCMVICTLHYPAPELFMYFDDLIVLVIRGVFYIGPYSRVESFLIDNGIQTKTPLTLSDLLLVLSSAHSIIPLPKKYRQHCKNIVEKNKINNANYPTIACNNYKKLNFCHNYLDIWKIIKLKIKTSRKFEFGSVKNVFIFVLYIFTLFFDPIIDYIGSRSLVGKKLYEELKFCSYNNILSIGFAIVNQIFFFTPFTWMLQSLTNLPSENFYFSFEYLDGRYTFGTYFIAVFFCSLVKNFIFFLSSLVFVCYFTTILCFSLLYYCLSAFLLS comes from the coding sequence ATGTACGATATATCGTCATCAATGGAAAAGGACGTTAAGAGCTTAGAATTTGAGAATCTTTGTTTTGATGAGTCATATGTAGATTCATTTGTAAATGTCAGATACACAAAAATCATTAGGTCTTTATCTGGAAAAATAGAGTCAGGGAAACTCACAGCTGTACTTGGCTCTAATGGAAGTGGTAAAACACATTTTTTACGAATGCTTATTGGagatattaataaaaatgataaaacaTTTGGTAAAATATTGTACAATGGAAAAGAAAGAGACCCCGAATATTGgagatttaaattttcatatgTTCCACAagatgatttattttatcctCAGCTGTCTATTTATGAACATATGATATATTATGTATTACATGGAGACGTTCAAAGCTATAAATTGgatgaagaaaatattgacGAAATACTAACAAGATGTGGAATGTTGCATAAAAAACACAGCTCGATGAAAGATCTATCTGAATTTGAATGTAAAAAGGCATTAATTGCTATTTCTATGATCAATAACCcagaaatattatttttagacGAGCCTACAACAGGCTTAGATTTATATATGGCATTAGATATTGTTTgtatactaaaaaattatgccCAGGAAAATAATTGTATGGTGATATGTACATTACATTATCCAGCTCCTGAattatttatgtattttgATGATTTAATAGTATTGGTAATAAGAGgggttttttatattgggCCGTATAGTCGAGTAGAATCTTTTTTGATAGACAACGGTATCCAGACAAAAACACCCTTAACACTGTCGGATTTATTATTAGTTTTATCATCTGCGCATTCTATCATACCATTACCTAAAAAGTATAGACAACATTGCAAAAATATAGTCGAGAAAAACAAGATAAATAATGCTAATTATCCAACTATAGCATGtaataattacaaaaaattaaatttttgtcaTAATTATCTTGATATAtggaaaattataaagcttaaaataaaaacatctAGAAAATTCGAGTTTGGGTctgtaaaaaatgtttttatttttgtgttatatatttttacccTTTTTTTCGATCCAATAATTGATTATATTGGATCTAGATCACTTgtgggtaaaaaattatatgaagAACTGAAATTTTGCtcatataataatattttaagtatTGGTTTTGCTATTGTCAAtcaaatattcttttttactCCCTTTACATGGATGCTTCAATCATTAACTAATTTACCTtcagaaaatttttatttttcatttgaatatttagaCGGTCGTTATACTTTTGGTACATATTTCATTgctgtatttttttgttctcttgtaaaaaattttatattttttttatcaagttTAGTTTTTGTCTGTTATTTTACAACAATATTATGTTTCAGCCTCTTATATTATTGTCTATCGGCATTTTTACTATCATAA